A window from Mixophyes fleayi isolate aMixFle1 chromosome 12, aMixFle1.hap1, whole genome shotgun sequence encodes these proteins:
- the LOC142108324 gene encoding olfactory receptor 6N1-like → MVERNKTVVKEFILLAFADLHQFQNLLFVIFLLTYITCVMGNVTIIVLVRTEPSLHATMYFFISVFSILEIIFVSVTVPRLLANLIAANNIISFKECFTQLYAFGSLGATECYLLVIMVFDRHLAINNPLHYPAIMTHALSIELAVLSWIMGFIIMLIPTIITARLEFCGPNMIHHFFCDLAPLQNLACSDPSISIISTSSAAVFDVVLPFFIIIGFYIHIIMTVSKIKSEEGKQKAFSTCTSHLIVTSLFYGTGIIVYVKPKGSHYDRFLAIMYTAFTPMINPFIYTFRNRDVKNVFRNSINRLIKHGSL, encoded by the coding sequence ATGGTGGAAAGAAACAAAACTGTTGTAAAAGAATTTATTTTGTTGGCCTTTGCTGATTTACACCAATTTCAGAATTTACTTTTCGTTATTTTTCTGCTAACCTACATTACATGTGTCATGGGGAACGTTACTATAATTGTTCTTGTCAGAACAGAACCTTCTCTTCATGCtactatgtatttttttattagtgtattcTCTATTTTAGAAATTATCTTTGTGTCTGTCACTGTCCCCAGACTTTTAGCCAATCTAATCGCAGCTAATAATATTATATCTTTCAAGGAATGTTTTACCCAATTGTATGCCTTTGGCTCCTTAGGTGCCACTGAATGTTATCTTCTTGTAATTATGGTCTTTGACCGACATCTGGCTATTAACAATCCCTTGCACTATCCAGCTATAATGACACATGCTTTATCTATTGAGTTGGCTGTTTTGTCATGGATCATGGGATTTATTATTATGTtgatccccaccatcatcacagCACGTTTGGAATTCTGTGGCCCTAATATGATCCACCACTTCTTCTGTGACTTGGCTCCTCTGCAGAACTTGGCATGTTCAGATCCCTCCATTAGCATTATATCAACAAGTTCAGCTGCTGTATTTGATGTTGTTTTACCTTTTTTCATAATCATAGGATTCTACATTCATATTATAATGACTGTTTCAAAGATCAAGAGTGAGGAGGGAAAACAAAAAGCCTTTTCCACATGTACATCTCATCTCATTGTAACCAGTCTATTTTATGGTACAGGCATCATTGTGTATGTCAAACCTAAGGGAAGCCATTATGACAGGTTTCTTGCTATTATGTACACAGCATTCACGCCTATGATTAACCCTTTTATTTATACCTTTAGAAACAGGGATGTGAAGAATGTTTTCAGGAATTCAATAAACCGTCTAATAAAACATGGTTCACTTTAA
- the LOC142108323 gene encoding olfactory receptor 6N1-like, which yields MMETNKTVVKEFILLAFADLQQFQNLLFVVFLLTYITCVVGNVTIIVLVRIEPSLHTTMYFFISVFSVLEIIFVSVTVPRLLANLIAANNIISFNECFIQMYIFDSLGATECYLLVAMVFDRHLAINNPLHYPAIMTHALCIELAVLSWIMGFAIMLISVIITARLDFCGPNMIDHFFCDLAPLQNLACSDPFISNLSTSSTAVFDIVLPFFIIIGFYIHIIMTVLKIKSKEGKQKAFSTCSSHLIVTSLFYGTAIIVYAKPKGSHYDKYLAFMYTAFTPMINPFIYTFRNRDVKKVFRNSINRLINQGTL from the coding sequence ATGATGGAAACAAACAAAACTGTTGttaaagaatttattttattggctTTTGCTGATTTACAACAGTTTCAGAATttactttttgttgtttttctgctGACCTACATTACATGTGTCGTGGGGAATGTTACTATAATTGTTCTTGTCAGAATAGAACCTTCTCTTCAtactacaatgtatttttttattagtgtattcTCTGTTTTAGAAATTATCTTTGTGTCTGTCACTGTCCCCAGACTTTTAGCCAATCTAATTGCAGCTAATAATATTATATCTTTCAATGAATGTTTTATCCAAATGTACATCTTTGACTCCTTAGGTGCCACAGAATGTTATCTTCTTGTAGCAATGGTCTTTGACCGACACCTGGCTATTAACAATCCTTTACACTACCCAGCTATAATGACACATGCTTTATGTATTGAGTTGGCTGTTTTATCATGGATCATGGGATTTGCTATTATGTTAATCTCCGTCATCATCACAGCACGTTTGGATTTCTGTGGCCCTAATATGATCGACCACTTCTTCTGTGACTTGGCTCCTCTGCAGAACTTGGCATGTTCAGATCCCTTCATTAGCAATTTATCTACAAGCTCAACTGCTGTATTTGATATTGTCCTGCCATTTTTTATAATCATAGGATTCTACATTCATATCATAATGACTGTCTTAAAGATCAAGAGTaaggagggaaaacagaaagccTTTTCTACATGTTCATCTCATCTCATTGTAACCAGCCTATTTTATGGTACAGCCATCATTGTGTACGCCAAACCTAAGGGAAGTCATTATGACAAGTATCTTGCTTTCATGTACACAGCATTTACACCTATGATTAACCCTTTTATTTATACCTTTAGAAACAGAGATGTGAAGAAGGTTTTCAGGAATTCAATAAACCGTCTTATTAATCAAGGGACACTGTAA